A region of Ammoniphilus sp. CFH 90114 DNA encodes the following proteins:
- a CDS encoding carbonic anhydrase, with protein sequence MSKLYDIIDFNHTFVQNKEFEKYRTTKFPDRKMVILTCMDTRLIELLPQAMGLKNGDVKIIKNAGAIVSHPFGSIMRSILVAIYELNAEEICVIGHHDCGMTGLHSSSMLDKIKDYGISQEHINILNHAGVDLGKWLTGFENVIEAVINSVKMIQNHPLLSKSIPVHGLIIHPETGKLDWVVNGYSHTQK encoded by the coding sequence ATGTCAAAGCTTTATGATATTATCGACTTCAATCATACTTTTGTACAAAATAAAGAATTTGAAAAATACCGCACTACAAAATTTCCAGACAGAAAGATGGTCATCCTGACTTGTATGGATACTCGTCTTATTGAGTTGCTTCCACAAGCCATGGGCTTAAAAAATGGTGACGTCAAGATTATTAAAAATGCTGGAGCCATTGTCTCCCATCCCTTTGGAAGTATCATGCGCAGTATTCTGGTGGCCATCTATGAACTGAATGCTGAAGAAATTTGTGTCATTGGTCATCATGACTGCGGCATGACGGGACTTCACTCATCGTCCATGCTAGACAAAATAAAAGACTACGGAATTTCACAAGAGCATATTAACATTTTAAATCACGCGGGCGTGGATTTAGGGAAATGGCTTACGGGATTCGAAAATGTAATAGAAGCTGTAATTAATAGTGTAAAAATGATCCAAAATCACCCCTTGCTATCGAAGAGCATTCCTGTACATGGATTAATCATTCATCCTGAAACCGGAAAGCTAGATTGGGTCGTTAATGGGTATTCGCATACTCAGAAATAA
- a CDS encoding ABC transporter substrate-binding protein, with protein MKKRWMFSALSLLLAASLGLTGCGSSSQTPDASKPQENAQPAESGKPAQDTLIVGRGGDSAALDPAVVTDGESIKITQQVFDTLLDYKPGTTDVEPSLAESWEMSEDGLKYTFKLRQGVKFHDGTDFNADAVVHNFNRWLAGDKSQFYYFVSAFGTAEDRVIKEVKAIDANTVEFTLNKTQAPFLRNLAMPAFGIASPKALEEKGEKFKEEPVGTGAFVFKEWKRNDSITLEKNPNYWNEGFPKVNKVIVRSIPENSARFTALQAGELDLIEGVNPDDLAALEGNADLQKFVRPAFNVGYLGFNAKKPPFDNPKVRVALSHAVNKEALISAFYGGLAEPAKNPMPPSLFGYNDAIEDYPYDLEKAKALLAEAGYPNGIEEELVFYAMPVARPYMPDGKKVAEALQAEFAKIGVKTKIESPEWAVYLEDAKKGEKDHIFMLGWTGDNGDADNFLFTLLSKDTIGSNNYSQWAHDEYSKLVAEAQGELDEAKRIDLYKKAQEIFKQEAPWVPLVHSTPLLAGRANVKGYVPSPTGSESYEAVYFE; from the coding sequence ATGAAGAAGAGATGGATGTTCTCTGCACTTTCACTACTTCTTGCAGCATCCTTAGGATTAACAGGATGCGGAAGCTCTAGCCAAACACCAGATGCTTCCAAGCCGCAAGAAAATGCACAACCGGCTGAATCAGGCAAGCCAGCGCAAGACACTCTAATCGTAGGGCGCGGAGGTGACTCTGCTGCACTAGATCCAGCTGTGGTTACAGATGGAGAGTCAATCAAGATTACACAACAAGTATTTGACACCCTATTAGACTACAAGCCAGGGACTACGGATGTAGAACCTTCCTTAGCTGAGTCTTGGGAAATGTCTGAGGACGGTTTGAAATATACTTTCAAATTGCGTCAAGGCGTAAAGTTCCATGATGGAACAGATTTTAACGCGGATGCTGTTGTTCATAACTTCAACCGTTGGTTGGCTGGAGATAAGAGCCAATTCTACTACTTTGTTAGTGCATTTGGAACTGCTGAAGACCGTGTAATTAAAGAGGTAAAAGCAATCGATGCTAATACAGTAGAATTTACCTTGAACAAGACACAAGCTCCTTTCTTGCGTAATTTAGCAATGCCTGCATTTGGTATCGCAAGTCCTAAGGCTCTAGAAGAAAAAGGTGAAAAGTTTAAGGAAGAACCAGTTGGAACCGGAGCATTTGTTTTCAAAGAGTGGAAGCGTAATGATTCCATTACACTAGAAAAGAATCCTAACTACTGGAACGAAGGATTCCCGAAGGTGAATAAGGTAATTGTTCGCAGCATCCCTGAAAACTCTGCACGTTTTACAGCTCTTCAAGCAGGCGAGCTTGACTTGATTGAAGGCGTAAATCCTGATGATCTTGCTGCATTAGAAGGTAATGCTGATTTACAAAAGTTCGTTCGTCCTGCATTTAACGTAGGATACCTTGGATTTAATGCGAAGAAGCCTCCATTTGACAATCCTAAGGTTCGTGTTGCATTGAGCCATGCTGTAAATAAAGAAGCTTTGATTAGTGCTTTCTATGGCGGATTGGCTGAACCAGCTAAAAACCCAATGCCTCCTTCCTTGTTTGGTTACAACGATGCGATCGAAGATTATCCATATGACCTAGAAAAGGCAAAAGCTCTTCTTGCTGAAGCTGGCTATCCTAATGGAATCGAAGAAGAATTAGTATTCTATGCAATGCCAGTAGCTCGTCCTTATATGCCAGATGGAAAGAAAGTAGCTGAAGCACTTCAAGCTGAGTTTGCAAAAATTGGCGTGAAAACAAAGATTGAATCTCCTGAGTGGGCTGTCTACCTAGAAGATGCGAAAAAAGGAGAAAAAGATCACATCTTTATGCTTGGATGGACTGGTGACAATGGAGATGCGGATAACTTCTTGTTCACTCTTCTTTCTAAGGATACGATTGGAAGCAACAACTATTCACAATGGGCGCATGATGAGTACTCTAAGTTAGTAGCAGAAGCACAAGGCGAACTAGATGAAGCGAAGCGTATCGATCTGTACAAGAAAGCTCAAGAAATCTTCAAGCAAGAAGCTCCTTGGGTACCTTTAGTACACTCTACTCCATTGCTTGCTGGACGTGCGAATGTGAAGGGATATGTACCTTCTCCTACAGGCTCTGAATCTTATGAAGCTGTATACTTTGAGTAA
- a CDS encoding VOC family protein produces the protein MMIKLEHVALIVKDMDASINYYCQMFGYELRTRGENQVREMAFLFHKNQPGVELELIRDLDPTKHNYSEKGIVNHLAFTVENMEEAISHYQDKGIQFLTDQPNTAIDGAKTIFFYGPNQELLQFVQPSKK, from the coding sequence ATGATGATCAAATTGGAGCATGTGGCACTGATTGTAAAAGATATGGATGCATCAATTAACTATTACTGCCAAATGTTCGGTTACGAATTAAGAACGAGAGGGGAAAACCAAGTTAGAGAGATGGCTTTTCTTTTCCACAAGAATCAGCCTGGTGTGGAATTAGAACTCATTCGTGACCTTGACCCAACGAAGCATAACTATTCCGAGAAGGGTATTGTTAATCATTTAGCCTTTACGGTAGAGAACATGGAAGAAGCCATTTCACATTATCAGGACAAGGGAATACAGTTCCTTACGGATCAACCCAACACGGCGATAGATGGAGCTAAGACCATTTTCTTCTATGGTCCTAATCAAGAGCTTTTACAGTTTGTTCAACCAAGTAAAAAGTAA
- a CDS encoding fumarylacetoacetate hydrolase family protein, with amino-acid sequence MNSIRNIYCVGRNYALHAKELNNEVPTSPFLFSKPTHAVVKADGQTITLPGDRGGVHYEVELVIHIARDYEAGMKVDDLVDSMAIGLDLTLRDVQGELKKKGYPWLLAKGFPNSAVVTEFVPFPGVEACKAKNFMLLKNGEQVQCGNIENMLFDMQALVEFSAKHFGLGKGDLIFTGTPEGVGPLADGDQLSLVWGEEVLGKCDISIKG; translated from the coding sequence ATGAATTCAATTCGAAATATCTACTGTGTGGGACGAAACTACGCCTTACACGCTAAAGAATTAAACAATGAAGTACCTACTTCTCCCTTCTTATTCTCCAAGCCAACACATGCAGTAGTGAAAGCTGATGGACAAACCATCACGCTACCAGGAGATAGAGGCGGCGTGCATTATGAGGTGGAATTAGTAATTCATATTGCACGTGATTACGAAGCTGGGATGAAGGTTGATGATTTAGTAGACTCCATGGCCATAGGGTTAGATTTGACCTTAAGAGACGTTCAGGGTGAATTGAAGAAGAAAGGATACCCATGGTTATTGGCGAAGGGCTTCCCGAACTCTGCCGTGGTTACCGAGTTTGTACCTTTCCCTGGTGTTGAGGCTTGTAAGGCAAAGAATTTCATGCTCCTTAAGAATGGAGAACAAGTACAGTGCGGTAATATTGAGAACATGTTGTTTGACATGCAAGCCTTAGTTGAATTTTCGGCAAAACATTTTGGGTTAGGAAAAGGAGATTTGATCTTTACTGGGACACCAGAAGGAGTAGGGCCACTGGCTGACGGTGATCAATTGTCACTCGTATGGGGCGAAGAGGTTCTTGGGAAGTGTGACATTAGTATCAAAGGATAA
- a CDS encoding sodium-dependent bicarbonate transport family permease produces the protein MEQIIDIAYANLLSPMILFFILGIIAVLVNSDLQVPSAFYTGYTMIILFTIGIKGGVELSHVPFLSMLPAVLAALILSFFMLGITFLLLRYVYRFSLDDSTAIAAHYGSVSAVTFVAALSFLDKINMPYESYIAAILVIMEGPAIVTAIVINRMLSKNKQRNEGLSHVFKEAFFGKSIFLLLGGMVIGLIAHEDGIAKIKPLFGDLFYGVLCIFLLHMGMIATQKIRELKNINLVSFSFAFILPLIGGVLGVMLGTFIGMSIGGVTMLATLAASASYIAAPAAVEQAIPHANSGLYIGSALGLTLPFNLIVGIPLYFWLANTIAS, from the coding sequence TTGGAGCAGATCATCGACATTGCTTATGCCAATCTTCTTTCTCCTATGATTTTATTCTTTATCTTAGGGATTATTGCTGTACTCGTAAATTCTGACTTACAGGTTCCCTCAGCTTTCTACACCGGCTATACGATGATTATTTTATTTACCATCGGAATTAAAGGTGGAGTGGAATTATCCCATGTCCCCTTTCTCTCCATGCTGCCTGCCGTTTTAGCCGCCCTTATTCTCAGCTTTTTTATGCTTGGGATTACCTTTTTACTTCTTCGATATGTCTACCGTTTTTCCCTTGATGATTCAACAGCGATAGCTGCGCATTATGGTTCAGTAAGTGCCGTTACCTTTGTTGCTGCTCTTAGCTTTCTTGATAAAATTAATATGCCCTACGAAAGCTATATTGCCGCCATCTTAGTCATTATGGAAGGACCGGCCATTGTTACAGCCATCGTGATCAATCGTATGTTATCTAAAAATAAACAACGTAATGAAGGATTAAGTCATGTCTTTAAAGAAGCGTTTTTCGGAAAGAGCATATTTCTTCTGTTAGGGGGGATGGTTATAGGATTAATCGCTCATGAGGATGGAATTGCCAAGATCAAGCCTTTGTTTGGAGACTTATTTTACGGTGTACTTTGCATATTCCTCTTGCACATGGGGATGATTGCCACACAAAAGATTCGAGAGCTTAAAAATATTAATCTTGTTTCTTTTTCCTTCGCCTTTATTCTTCCTCTTATCGGGGGAGTATTAGGTGTCATGCTCGGAACATTCATTGGGATGTCAATCGGAGGAGTAACCATGCTTGCTACGCTAGCTGCGAGTGCATCGTACATTGCCGCTCCTGCCGCTGTTGAGCAAGCCATCCCTCATGCCAACTCGGGTTTATACATTGGCTCTGCCTTAGGTCTAACCCTTCCCTTTAACCTCATTGTAGGGATTCCGTTATATTTTTGGTTGGCTAATACCATTGCTTCATAG
- a CDS encoding cation acetate symporter: protein MLNTTAVIMVLTLVVITIGISIYARSFNSNTANFYLAGRKVGMLTNSTAICGDYFSAASFLGVAAAVYASGVDGMWYAVGFGAAFVPVVLFIASPLRKFGEYTIPDFLFARFGKSHTARIIGVIMVQIICIFYLAPQMVGAGNTWNVLVGLGFFGMTPYQTGVVAVVAIMIFYVAVGGMKGTTLNQMIQFWVLFTAMFLVFALVLAKGVGSYASENKPLTNPATMTVEKLMAGEEGKRPYDKAKAVMTPEAFAEVDAKVQAGDPSANVNVVLPQSNKLHPERTMTFQEPGHRYDWLNQFSMVLALVLGTMGLPHIMNRYYTNPSGKVARITTLWVLGFIGFFYIMSSVVGMGGRNFVANLAATDPSILALTVDGHLLKSDQIMPVLGKLLFGEFGLGYVAAGAFAAMFSTVGGLLIASAASWGHDIYENYVNPNAPEWKKVFVGKLAVVVMGLFSLLVGIGIPAIGLDKAYPSLIAMMVTWAFAVSGGAFVPMLLCSIWWKKTTRNGAIAGMIVGGGGSIFFILMNILKETGVFAPGSFGATLGAMAFPSIFVIPLSFLAIYLVSIMDKNQMPVYVNNIWARIHGSDELSERVRIAMQEADSKAS from the coding sequence ATGTTAAATACTACCGCAGTTATCATGGTTCTTACTCTTGTAGTCATTACAATTGGAATTTCTATTTATGCGAGAAGCTTCAACTCCAATACAGCAAACTTTTATCTAGCTGGCCGTAAGGTAGGGATGTTGACAAACTCAACTGCGATCTGCGGTGATTACTTCTCCGCTGCCTCCTTCCTCGGTGTTGCTGCCGCTGTCTATGCATCAGGTGTTGATGGAATGTGGTATGCTGTTGGATTTGGTGCCGCCTTCGTACCTGTTGTTCTCTTTATAGCTAGTCCTCTACGCAAATTTGGGGAGTATACCATTCCAGACTTCCTATTTGCCCGATTCGGGAAAAGCCACACAGCTAGAATTATTGGCGTTATTATGGTTCAGATCATTTGTATTTTCTACTTAGCTCCACAAATGGTCGGAGCAGGTAACACTTGGAACGTACTTGTTGGACTTGGATTCTTTGGCATGACCCCATACCAAACGGGAGTAGTTGCTGTTGTTGCTATCATGATCTTTTATGTTGCTGTTGGTGGTATGAAGGGTACAACCTTGAATCAGATGATCCAATTCTGGGTATTGTTCACAGCTATGTTCTTAGTCTTTGCTCTTGTATTAGCTAAAGGTGTAGGTTCTTACGCTTCTGAAAACAAACCTTTAACTAACCCTGCTACGATGACTGTTGAAAAATTGATGGCAGGCGAAGAAGGTAAGCGTCCTTATGATAAGGCGAAGGCCGTCATGACTCCTGAAGCATTTGCGGAAGTAGATGCAAAGGTTCAAGCTGGAGATCCTTCTGCAAACGTGAATGTGGTATTGCCTCAATCCAATAAGTTGCATCCTGAGCGTACTATGACATTCCAAGAGCCAGGACACCGCTATGATTGGTTAAATCAGTTCTCTATGGTACTTGCGCTCGTTCTTGGTACAATGGGTCTTCCTCATATCATGAATCGCTACTATACCAACCCGTCTGGTAAGGTAGCACGCATTACAACGCTATGGGTATTAGGATTTATCGGATTTTTCTATATCATGAGTTCTGTAGTAGGGATGGGTGGACGAAATTTCGTTGCTAACCTTGCGGCAACAGATCCTAGCATACTTGCCCTTACTGTAGATGGACATCTGTTAAAGTCTGACCAGATTATGCCTGTATTAGGAAAGTTATTGTTCGGTGAGTTCGGTCTTGGATACGTTGCTGCAGGTGCTTTTGCTGCGATGTTCTCTACTGTTGGTGGATTATTAATCGCTTCTGCTGCTTCTTGGGGACATGATATTTATGAAAACTACGTAAACCCGAATGCACCAGAATGGAAAAAAGTATTTGTAGGTAAACTAGCGGTTGTGGTCATGGGTCTATTCTCTCTTCTCGTTGGAATCGGGATCCCAGCAATTGGACTTGATAAAGCTTATCCTTCTCTCATTGCCATGATGGTAACTTGGGCGTTCGCGGTATCTGGTGGTGCTTTCGTGCCTATGCTTCTCTGCTCCATCTGGTGGAAGAAAACAACTCGAAATGGTGCTATTGCAGGGATGATTGTTGGTGGAGGCGGAAGTATTTTCTTCATCCTCATGAACATCCTGAAGGAGACTGGTGTATTTGCACCTGGAAGCTTTGGAGCAACTCTAGGGGCAATGGCCTTTCCATCAATCTTCGTTATTCCATTAAGCTTCTTGGCGATTTACCTTGTAAGCATTATGGATAAAAACCAAATGCCCGTTTATGTTAATAACATTTGGGCTCGTATCCACGGTTCTGATGAATTATCTGAGCGTGTTCGCATTGCGATGCAGGAGGCCGACTCTAAAGCCTCATAA
- a CDS encoding ABC transporter ATP-binding protein, which yields MTDKLLEIKGLRTHFFSDSGEIPAVDGIDLYVRRGEVLGVVGESGCGKSVTSLSVMRLVPNPPGKIVGGTMSFKGEDLVSASEKRMRKIRGNEIAMIFQEPMTSLNPVYTIGDQIGETVRLHRNLSKKEAKQHAIDMLRKVGIPRPEQIVDEYPHQLSGGMRQRVMIAMAMSCDPELLIADEPTTALDVTIQAQILDLMRNLNKETGAAIMMITHDLGVVAEMCDRVVVMYAGKVVEEGDVRTIFKNPQHPYTKGLIQSVPRMDDNKDRLYSIPGNVPTPGSMPKGCRFAPRCESIIDRCKEEMPELVSLEAGHKCRCWLQQ from the coding sequence GTGACGGACAAATTATTAGAAATAAAAGGACTACGCACCCACTTTTTCAGTGATTCAGGAGAAATTCCAGCAGTAGATGGAATTGATCTCTATGTAAGAAGAGGAGAAGTGTTAGGAGTTGTTGGAGAATCAGGCTGCGGGAAAAGCGTAACCTCTCTTTCTGTTATGAGACTTGTTCCCAACCCACCAGGAAAGATCGTCGGTGGCACAATGTCCTTTAAGGGTGAAGATTTAGTTTCCGCAAGTGAAAAAAGAATGCGGAAAATTAGAGGAAATGAGATTGCGATGATTTTCCAGGAACCTATGACTTCCTTAAACCCCGTCTACACGATTGGGGATCAAATTGGAGAAACCGTTCGTCTTCATCGGAACTTGAGTAAGAAGGAAGCCAAACAGCATGCCATTGATATGCTGAGAAAGGTAGGGATCCCACGCCCTGAGCAGATAGTTGATGAGTATCCTCATCAACTATCGGGAGGAATGAGACAACGGGTCATGATCGCTATGGCTATGTCTTGTGATCCTGAATTACTCATCGCCGATGAACCGACAACTGCACTGGATGTTACGATACAAGCCCAGATTCTTGATCTCATGAGAAACTTGAATAAAGAAACTGGGGCAGCGATTATGATGATTACTCATGATCTTGGTGTCGTAGCTGAGATGTGCGATCGGGTTGTTGTTATGTACGCTGGAAAAGTGGTTGAAGAAGGAGATGTAAGAACGATCTTCAAGAACCCACAACACCCATATACAAAAGGCTTAATTCAGTCCGTTCCGCGTATGGATGATAATAAAGATCGACTGTATTCAATCCCGGGTAATGTTCCGACCCCAGGGTCCATGCCGAAGGGATGTCGCTTCGCCCCAAGGTGTGAATCTATTATTGATAGATGTAAGGAAGAGATGCCGGAGCTCGTTTCTTTAGAAGCAGGGCACAAGTGCAGATGTTGGTTGCAACAATAA
- a CDS encoding lipopolysaccharide assembly LapA domain-containing protein: MKVRGQWNLILGLFFALLVAVFAVANVSSVTVHYLLGVSEIPLIIVIVGSALLGGLVVGMLGIFRQYKLQWQLKKLEKELTQTKSQLSQYQEKDLSPISITESTEQKEDQLAESTRSEETEKKTP; encoded by the coding sequence ATGAAAGTGAGAGGTCAATGGAATCTTATCTTAGGTCTATTCTTTGCCTTATTGGTTGCTGTATTTGCTGTGGCCAATGTTTCATCTGTTACCGTTCACTATTTATTAGGGGTAAGTGAAATTCCGTTAATCATTGTCATTGTTGGGTCAGCATTGCTTGGCGGCTTAGTTGTCGGGATGTTAGGGATATTTAGACAATATAAGCTTCAATGGCAACTTAAAAAGTTAGAAAAAGAGTTAACCCAAACGAAATCTCAACTTTCTCAATACCAAGAAAAGGATTTATCCCCTATTAGTATAACGGAATCAACTGAACAAAAGGAAGACCAACTTGCTGAGTCCACACGTTCAGAGGAAACAGAAAAAAAGACGCCTTAA
- a CDS encoding ABC transporter ATP-binding protein → MAQDLLQVKNLKKYFPIKGGILGKEVGQVKAVDDVSFTVKKGETLGLVGESGCGKSTTGRSLLRLIEPTSGQVVFDGKDVTAMSKDELRRMRRDMQIVFQDPFASLNPRHTVEKILEEPLIVHGMGNAKERKERVQYLLEVVGLNAYHAKRYPHQFSGGQRQRIGIARALAVNPKLIVADEPVSALDVSIQSQVLNLLQDLQREFDLTYIFIAHDLSVVKHICDRVGVMYLGRVVELADKNSLYAEPKHPYTKALLSAVPIPDPDVLQERIILQGDVPSPANAPKGCAFHTRCSAVMDICKTDRPAFKDSGNGHFVACHLYN, encoded by the coding sequence GTGGCACAGGATTTGCTCCAAGTTAAAAATCTCAAAAAGTATTTTCCTATAAAAGGCGGCATATTGGGTAAGGAGGTCGGTCAGGTCAAAGCGGTCGATGATGTATCCTTTACAGTGAAAAAAGGAGAGACGCTAGGCTTAGTAGGGGAAAGTGGATGCGGAAAGTCAACGACTGGAAGATCACTCCTCCGATTAATTGAACCAACCTCAGGCCAAGTCGTTTTTGACGGGAAAGACGTAACAGCAATGTCTAAGGATGAGTTAAGACGGATGCGAAGAGATATGCAAATTGTTTTTCAGGATCCGTTTGCTTCTCTGAATCCAAGGCATACAGTAGAAAAGATTCTCGAAGAGCCTTTAATCGTACACGGTATGGGCAATGCAAAAGAAAGAAAAGAAAGAGTCCAGTACTTACTAGAGGTTGTAGGATTGAATGCCTACCACGCGAAGCGTTATCCGCACCAGTTTTCTGGGGGACAGCGTCAGCGGATTGGGATTGCAAGAGCGCTCGCTGTTAATCCGAAGTTGATCGTAGCGGATGAGCCTGTCTCAGCCTTGGATGTATCCATTCAGTCGCAGGTCTTGAATCTTCTGCAAGATTTACAAAGGGAATTTGACTTAACCTACATCTTTATTGCCCATGACTTAAGTGTCGTAAAACACATTTGCGACCGCGTTGGCGTGATGTATTTAGGAAGAGTTGTAGAGTTGGCCGATAAGAATAGTCTTTATGCTGAACCTAAGCATCCTTATACAAAGGCTCTTCTGTCTGCTGTTCCGATTCCAGATCCTGATGTATTGCAGGAGCGCATTATCCTTCAAGGAGATGTGCCAAGCCCAGCGAATGCACCGAAGGGCTGTGCATTCCATACCCGCTGCAGTGCAGTAATGGACATCTGTAAAACAGATAGACCCGCTTTCAAGGATAGTGGGAATGGTCATTTTGTAGCGTGTCATCTTTATAACTAG
- a CDS encoding ABC transporter permease: MVSYIIRRLLMLIPVLIGMSIIVFSIIHAIPGDPAETILGDKATEESKEALREELGLNDPVHVQYLNYMTRLLQGDLGNSIRTNVPISEEIGPYLAATLELTLVSMAIAVFVGVNAGIISAWKQNSWFDYTSMIFALVGVSMPIFWLGLMEQWIFALELKWLPSLGRMNARDPVEAVTHLYIIDALIAGRPDQAWTVIKHLILPGIALGTIPMAIIARMTRSSMLEVMRSDYIRTARAKGLNQLPVVYKHAFKNALIPVVTVIGLQTGLLLGGAVLTETIFAWPGVGRYIFEAISFRDYPVIQSGILVIAVIFVLINLIVDLLYALIDPRINYR; this comes from the coding sequence ATGGTGTCATATATCATCAGGCGTTTGCTTATGCTTATTCCCGTACTCATCGGGATGTCTATTATCGTTTTTTCTATTATACATGCCATACCTGGAGATCCGGCTGAAACCATCCTAGGAGATAAGGCTACAGAGGAATCCAAAGAAGCCCTTCGTGAAGAACTTGGATTGAACGATCCGGTTCATGTGCAATATTTAAATTACATGACTAGATTGTTGCAAGGGGATCTGGGCAATTCCATTCGCACGAATGTCCCTATCTCTGAGGAGATTGGTCCATATTTGGCAGCTACCCTTGAATTGACACTGGTAAGTATGGCAATAGCTGTCTTCGTTGGGGTCAATGCAGGTATTATTAGTGCTTGGAAACAGAACTCATGGTTTGATTATACAAGTATGATCTTTGCTTTAGTTGGTGTTTCGATGCCGATTTTCTGGTTAGGCCTTATGGAGCAATGGATTTTTGCTTTGGAGTTAAAGTGGCTCCCTTCTCTTGGTCGGATGAATGCACGCGATCCTGTTGAGGCTGTAACACACTTATATATTATCGATGCTCTAATAGCTGGACGTCCAGATCAGGCTTGGACTGTAATCAAGCATTTAATTTTACCTGGTATTGCTTTGGGAACGATTCCGATGGCCATCATTGCACGTATGACGCGTTCTAGTATGCTAGAGGTGATGCGTTCCGATTATATTCGTACGGCAAGAGCAAAAGGCTTAAATCAGCTTCCAGTCGTATATAAGCATGCGTTTAAGAATGCCCTAATCCCTGTTGTTACAGTCATTGGTTTGCAAACAGGCTTATTGTTAGGCGGTGCTGTATTAACAGAAACGATATTTGCTTGGCCAGGGGTAGGACGTTATATTTTTGAGGCTATCAGCTTCCGCGATTACCCTGTTATTCAATCTGGAATACTCGTTATCGCTGTTATCTTCGTCTTAATTAATTTAATCGTTGATCTTCTCTATGCATTGATTGATCCACGAATCAACTATAGGTAG
- a CDS encoding ABC transporter permease produces MSQLTAQVETNNELKQKSEPISSPWRDAWRGLKKNKLAMVGGFIIIFFVTIAIFAPVLATHDYKEPDLMNRLQAPSAEHWFGTDDLGRDIFSRILYGARISLWVGTFAVIGSMIAGSFLGIVAGYYGRWVDMIISRFFDIMLAFPSILLAIAIVAALGPSLQNALIAIAIVNIPNFGRLVRAKVLSLKEEEFIMAARAQGMRDSRILFHHILPNSLAPIIVQGTLGIATAIIEAAALGFLGMGAQPPEPEWGKMLADSRQFIQLAPWTVIFPGLSIMLTVLGFNLIGDGLRDVLDPRMKN; encoded by the coding sequence TTGTCTCAACTAACTGCACAAGTAGAAACGAATAATGAATTGAAACAGAAGTCCGAACCGATATCCTCTCCTTGGCGTGATGCATGGAGAGGTCTTAAGAAAAATAAGCTGGCTATGGTTGGGGGATTTATTATAATCTTCTTCGTCACCATTGCCATCTTTGCACCGGTGTTAGCAACACATGACTACAAGGAACCTGATTTGATGAACCGCCTTCAAGCTCCTTCTGCTGAGCATTGGTTTGGAACGGATGATTTAGGGAGAGATATTTTTTCACGTATATTGTATGGTGCACGTATCTCCTTATGGGTAGGTACATTTGCGGTAATCGGCTCCATGATAGCTGGATCTTTCCTAGGGATTGTTGCGGGTTATTATGGAAGATGGGTTGACATGATTATCTCTCGTTTCTTTGATATCATGTTGGCTTTCCCGAGTATCCTTCTCGCTATTGCGATTGTAGCGGCATTAGGTCCTTCTCTTCAGAATGCACTAATAGCGATAGCGATTGTTAACATCCCTAACTTTGGTCGTCTCGTAAGAGCTAAGGTATTAAGTTTAAAAGAAGAAGAGTTTATCATGGCAGCAAGAGCACAAGGGATGCGAGATAGCCGAATTCTTTTCCATCATATCCTGCCTAACAGCTTAGCACCCATTATCGTTCAAGGTACATTGGGGATTGCTACAGCTATTATTGAGGCTGCTGCACTTGGTTTTCTTGGAATGGGTGCACAGCCGCCAGAACCTGAATGGGGTAAGATGTTAGCCGATTCTAGACAGTTTATTCAGTTAGCCCCTTGGACCGTTATTTTCCCAGGATTGTCTATTATGTTAACTGTTTTAGGATTCAATCTCATTGGAGATGGATTAAGAGATGTACTAGACCCGAGAATGAAAAACTAG